A genomic stretch from Desulfobacterales bacterium includes:
- the cobA gene encoding uroporphyrinogen-III C-methyltransferase — MVYLVGAGPGDPGLITVRGLELLKRAEVVIYDYLAPKKLLKHVPRDAEMIYAGKKGGVKHTHTQEEINRMLVGRARAGKTVVRLKGGDPFIFGRGGEEVEELVAAGLPFEVVPGVTSATAAATFAGIPITHRRYTATVAFVTGHEDPTKPSSNIAWDKLATGVGTLVIYMGIKNLPAITANLIKHGRDPQTPVAVVRWASTPEQRTVVGTLATITEVVREAHITPPALVVVGDVVSLRDTINWFEKRALFGKKVLVTRTREQASELVHRLEELGADCLECATIAIRPPESMAVVDRELDRLDRYDWVLFTSINAVGCFFERLLKKGLDARALHNARVAVVGKATAESLAGFGIRADLLPEEFTGDGLAASLVNLGVAEKKILIPRAEVARETLPQALTQAGAEVMVAPVYRNVVPVDSDEGTGPTALRQALTQGKIDVVTFTSSSTVSNFIKMLAPAGPDELKELLAGVAVAAIGPITARTAVRHGLAVDIQPERFTIPEMVDSIVAHFS; from the coding sequence ATGGTCTATCTGGTCGGCGCCGGCCCCGGTGACCCGGGGTTGATCACCGTCCGGGGCCTGGAGCTGCTCAAGCGTGCCGAGGTGGTGATATACGACTATCTCGCCCCCAAGAAACTGCTCAAACACGTGCCCCGGGATGCGGAGATGATCTACGCCGGCAAGAAGGGCGGGGTCAAGCATACCCACACCCAGGAGGAGATCAACCGGATGCTGGTGGGACGGGCTCGGGCCGGCAAGACCGTGGTCCGGCTCAAGGGCGGCGACCCCTTTATCTTCGGCCGGGGCGGCGAGGAGGTCGAGGAACTGGTTGCCGCCGGTCTGCCCTTTGAGGTGGTGCCCGGGGTGACCTCGGCCACGGCCGCGGCCACCTTTGCCGGGATTCCCATTACCCATCGGCGTTATACCGCTACCGTGGCCTTTGTCACCGGCCATGAGGACCCCACCAAGCCGAGCAGCAATATCGCCTGGGACAAGCTGGCCACCGGGGTCGGCACCCTGGTCATCTATATGGGGATCAAGAATCTGCCGGCCATTACCGCGAACCTGATCAAGCACGGCCGGGACCCGCAGACCCCGGTGGCAGTGGTCCGCTGGGCCTCGACCCCGGAGCAGCGCACCGTGGTCGGCACCCTGGCCACTATCACCGAGGTGGTCCGCGAGGCCCACATCACCCCGCCCGCCCTGGTGGTGGTGGGCGATGTGGTCTCGCTCCGGGATACGATCAATTGGTTCGAGAAGCGAGCCTTGTTCGGCAAGAAGGTCCTGGTGACCAGGACCAGGGAACAGGCCAGCGAACTGGTGCATCGGCTGGAGGAGTTGGGCGCAGATTGTCTTGAATGTGCGACCATCGCCATCAGGCCGCCGGAGTCTATGGCGGTGGTGGACCGGGAACTGGACCGGCTTGATCGCTACGACTGGGTGCTCTTTACCAGCATCAATGCGGTGGGCTGTTTTTTTGAACGTCTTCTCAAAAAGGGGCTGGACGCCCGTGCATTGCACAACGCCAGGGTGGCGGTGGTGGGCAAGGCCACGGCCGAGTCGTTGGCCGGTTTTGGAATCCGGGCGGATCTGCTCCCGGAAGAGTTTACCGGCGACGGCCTCGCCGCCAGTCTGGTCAACCTGGGAGTGGCGGAAAAGAAGATTCTCATCCCCCGGGCCGAGGTGGCCCGCGAGACCTTGCCCCAGGCCCTGACCCAGGCCGGTGCAGAGGTGATGGTGGCTCCGGTCTATCGCAATGTGGTACCTGTGGACAGCGATGAAGGAACCGGCCCGACCGCACTCCGCCAGGCGCTTACGCAGGGAAAAATCGATGTTGTAACCTTTACCAGCTCTTCCACGGTTAGCAATTTTATCAAGATGTTGGCCCCAGCCGGGCCGGATGAACTCAAAGAGCTGTTGGCCGGGGTGGCGGTGGCGGCCATCGGGCCGATTACCGCCCGCACCGCGGTCAGGCATGGTCTGGCCGTGGATATCCAGCCGGAACGCTTCACCATCCCGGAAATGGTGGACAGCATCGTGGCCCATTTCAGTTGA